In one Acetobacter sp. genomic region, the following are encoded:
- a CDS encoding carboxymuconolactone decarboxylase family protein, with protein sequence MSIEALKERLPDYAKDLRLNLGSLASDITLNEQQLAGTFVATAIASRNEEVTKAIIAEFGAKLSPEALDAAKAAAAIMGMNNIYYRFTHMVGGDYTQMPAKLRMSVIARPGVDKVDFELWSLAVSAINGCEMCVKSHEHAVREGGLSSEQVQTSVRIAATIHGVAVTLQAEPAA encoded by the coding sequence ATGTCGATCGAAGCCCTGAAAGAGCGCCTGCCCGATTACGCAAAAGACCTGCGTCTCAATCTCGGCAGCCTTGCTTCCGACATCACGCTGAACGAACAGCAGCTTGCCGGCACCTTCGTCGCCACCGCCATCGCTTCCCGCAATGAGGAAGTGACCAAGGCCATCATCGCAGAATTCGGCGCGAAGCTTAGCCCAGAAGCACTGGACGCGGCCAAGGCGGCCGCCGCGATCATGGGCATGAACAATATCTACTATCGCTTCACCCATATGGTGGGCGGTGACTACACCCAGATGCCCGCCAAGCTGCGTATGAGCGTGATTGCCCGCCCCGGTGTGGATAAAGTGGATTTCGAACTCTGGTCCCTCGCCGTTTCCGCCATCAATGGTTGCGAGATGTGCGTGAAGAGTCATGAACATGCCGTGCGTGAAGGTGGTCTGAGCAGCGAGCAGGTCCAGACGTCCGTCCGTATTGCCGCGACCATTCATGGCGTGGCCGTTACGTTGCAGGCCGAACCAGCCGCCTGA
- a CDS encoding hydrogen peroxide-inducible genes activator has product MMILPSPQQLRYLLALAELRHFGRAASACAVTQSTLSAGILALERQLDASLLDREVGKRVVFTLLGEEVVRRARAALELLEGIAQIAQASREPMTGPVRLGVIPTIGPFILPRLIPLVKEWFPQIRLIITEDMTERLLEKIAMGRLDAMLLAMPCLCEGLETIPLWRDPFVLALPKKHALAKLSSVPLDMLGDERMVLLQDGHCLREQTVDVCRQERNWTGNEPESAHTASALHTLVRMIGEDLGVGLLPELAVASGILDSTGVVARPVTGGPAWRTIGLGWRLKSPRTEDFRVLARALKKLAPSGTDAVLLEEER; this is encoded by the coding sequence ATGATGATCCTGCCTTCGCCCCAGCAACTCCGTTATCTGCTGGCTCTGGCTGAGCTGCGGCATTTCGGAAGGGCCGCCTCGGCCTGCGCCGTGACGCAGTCCACCCTGTCCGCCGGCATTCTGGCGCTGGAACGGCAACTCGACGCCAGCCTGCTGGATCGGGAGGTGGGCAAGCGCGTGGTCTTTACGCTGCTGGGTGAAGAAGTGGTGCGTCGCGCGCGCGCGGCGCTGGAGCTTCTGGAGGGGATTGCCCAGATCGCGCAGGCATCGCGTGAGCCGATGACAGGGCCGGTCAGACTGGGTGTGATCCCGACAATCGGTCCCTTCATCCTGCCGCGCCTCATTCCCCTCGTGAAGGAATGGTTTCCGCAGATACGGCTCATCATTACGGAAGATATGACGGAGCGGTTGCTGGAAAAAATAGCGATGGGTCGTCTGGACGCCATGCTTCTGGCCATGCCGTGCCTGTGCGAGGGGCTGGAGACGATTCCGCTCTGGCGAGACCCGTTTGTTCTGGCTTTGCCCAAAAAACATGCTCTGGCGAAGCTTTCCTCCGTGCCGCTTGATATGCTCGGGGATGAGCGGATGGTGTTGCTGCAAGATGGCCACTGCCTGCGGGAGCAGACGGTGGATGTCTGTCGTCAGGAGCGGAACTGGACGGGGAACGAGCCTGAATCGGCACACACGGCGTCGGCCCTGCATACTCTGGTCCGCATGATCGGAGAGGACCTTGGCGTCGGGCTTCTACCGGAACTGGCGGTGGCTTCGGGCATTCTCGACAGTACGGGTGTGGTGGCGCGTCCGGTGACGGGTGGTCCGGCCTGGCGCACAATCGGACTAGGCTGGCGGCTGAAATCGCCTCGTACGGAGGATTTCCGGGTTCTGGCTCGCGCATTGAAAAAGCTGGCCCCCAGCGGAACGGATGCCGTTTTGCTGGAAGAGGAGAGATGA
- a CDS encoding polyprenyl synthetase family protein, producing the protein MHVAVNLPNTEGTASPNADQPEKKSGDSIRVDDAVKPRNSENVLKALADYLADDMMACNREIVARMQSDVPLIPQLAAHLVAAGGKRLRPLLVLAAARVTGYREHGDDMRHVGVAACVEFIHTATLLHDDVVDNSQLRRGLASANAVFGNKASVLVGDFLFARAFQILTADGSLPVMAILSAASATLAEGEVMQMTTQNDLTTTVDRYLQVIYGKTAALFAAACETGAVVAKADDQTREAIRQYGANLGMAFQLVDDALDYAADQAVLGKTVGDDFYEGKVTLPVLAAYHAGDSEEQAFWKRTIENNEEQQDGDLERALGLIAKTNAIDVTMAKARDYAEAASVALDQVSEACRSANADMEPLRQLLKDVAIYTVDRAR; encoded by the coding sequence TTGCACGTTGCAGTCAATCTGCCGAATACGGAGGGCACCGCAAGCCCGAATGCCGACCAGCCCGAAAAGAAGTCTGGCGACAGCATACGTGTGGATGATGCCGTGAAACCTCGGAACAGTGAAAACGTCCTGAAAGCTCTGGCTGATTATCTCGCCGATGACATGATGGCCTGCAACAGGGAAATCGTGGCGCGGATGCAGAGCGACGTGCCGCTGATCCCGCAACTGGCAGCCCATCTGGTGGCGGCGGGCGGCAAGCGGCTCCGGCCGCTGCTGGTGCTCGCAGCGGCTCGCGTGACCGGATATCGGGAGCACGGTGACGACATGCGCCATGTAGGCGTGGCGGCCTGTGTGGAGTTCATCCATACGGCGACGCTGCTGCATGATGATGTGGTCGATAACAGCCAGCTTCGCCGTGGTCTGGCCAGCGCCAACGCCGTGTTCGGCAACAAGGCCTCCGTGCTTGTGGGCGACTTTCTTTTTGCCCGCGCCTTCCAGATTCTGACAGCCGACGGCTCCCTGCCGGTCATGGCTATCCTCTCCGCCGCATCCGCGACGCTGGCGGAAGGCGAGGTCATGCAGATGACCACGCAGAACGATCTGACCACGACGGTCGATCGCTACCTTCAGGTCATCTACGGCAAGACGGCGGCCCTGTTCGCCGCAGCCTGCGAAACAGGCGCGGTCGTCGCGAAAGCAGATGACCAGACGAGAGAAGCCATCCGTCAATATGGTGCTAATCTCGGCATGGCGTTTCAGCTTGTCGATGACGCTCTTGATTACGCCGCTGATCAGGCTGTGCTGGGCAAGACGGTGGGCGACGATTTCTACGAAGGAAAGGTCACTCTGCCGGTTCTGGCCGCCTATCACGCCGGAGACAGCGAAGAGCAGGCTTTCTGGAAGCGGACGATCGAGAACAACGAAGAGCAGCAGGACGGTGACCTTGAGCGTGCGCTTGGCCTGATTGCGAAGACAAACGCCATCGACGTGACCATGGCCAAGGCCCGCGACTATGCTGAGGCCGCAAGTGTCGCTCTGGATCAGGTGTCCGAGGCATGTCGATCCGCCAATGCCGATATGGAGCCGCTGCGTCAGTTGCTGAAAGATGTTGCGATCTACACGGTGGACCGTGCGCGATAG
- a CDS encoding peroxiredoxin gives MLTVGDKFPSFDLTSVPGGPEGLTGKFVQISDTTDAGKWKVVFFWPKDFTFVCPTEIVAFGKLAKDFADRDAVVYGVSIDSEFVHLNWRLHHEDLKKLEIPMLADIKRELSDALGVIAAGPGVALRATFIVDPQGIIRHVSVNDLSVGRNPQEVLRVLDGLQSDELCPCNWKQGDDFLKV, from the coding sequence ATGCTGACCGTTGGCGACAAGTTTCCTTCCTTCGACCTGACCTCCGTTCCGGGTGGCCCGGAAGGCCTGACCGGCAAGTTCGTCCAGATTTCCGACACGACGGACGCAGGCAAGTGGAAGGTCGTCTTCTTCTGGCCGAAAGACTTCACCTTCGTCTGTCCGACCGAGATCGTGGCGTTCGGCAAGCTTGCGAAAGACTTCGCAGACCGTGACGCCGTCGTTTACGGCGTGTCGATCGACAGCGAGTTCGTTCACCTGAACTGGCGTCTGCACCACGAGGACCTCAAGAAGCTTGAGATCCCGATGCTGGCCGACATCAAGCGTGAGCTGTCCGATGCGCTTGGCGTGATCGCAGCGGGTCCGGGCGTTGCCCTGCGCGCCACGTTCATCGTCGATCCTCAGGGCATCATCCGCCACGTGTCGGTCAACGATCTGTCGGTCGGTCGTAACCCGCAGGAAGTCCTGCGCGTTCTCGACGGTCTCCAGAGCGACGAGCTGTGCCCGTGCAACTGGAAACAGGGCGACGACTTCCTGAAGGTCTGA
- the murI gene encoding glutamate racemase, whose translation MNVSAFTPDQPATGESVSPSPAKGRILAFDSGIGGLGIVAALRRRLPEASISYIADTALFPYGEQEDAALCAHIVALLKDAIDTAHPDVVVVACNTASTLALGALREACPDTPFVGCVPAIRWAARISQSRVIGLLATKATVRRPYVESLRCQFAPDCTLIAHGARHLADYAEEAFRGKPPAPHLIEQEVAGLFGQPDGDRIDAVALGCTHYTFLHEALRAASPDHVVWLDPADAVARQTVTVLEAMETSPSLHDAEEHLWFTASPVDVIELEAHLRPFGYAHAEQWTTGQSF comes from the coding sequence ATGAACGTGTCGGCTTTCACGCCAGATCAACCCGCAACCGGAGAGAGTGTCTCGCCCTCTCCGGCCAAAGGCCGTATTCTGGCGTTCGATTCCGGCATTGGCGGCCTTGGCATCGTGGCGGCGCTCCGTCGTCGTCTGCCTGAAGCCAGTATCAGCTATATCGCGGACACAGCCCTGTTTCCCTATGGAGAGCAGGAAGACGCGGCGCTCTGCGCCCATATCGTAGCCCTGCTGAAAGACGCGATCGACACAGCCCATCCCGATGTCGTTGTCGTCGCCTGCAATACCGCCAGCACACTGGCGCTCGGCGCGCTACGCGAAGCCTGCCCGGACACCCCGTTTGTCGGATGCGTTCCAGCCATCCGTTGGGCTGCGCGCATCAGTCAAAGCCGTGTGATCGGGCTGCTCGCCACCAAAGCGACCGTACGCCGCCCGTATGTGGAATCACTACGCTGCCAGTTTGCCCCCGATTGCACACTCATCGCCCACGGCGCACGCCATCTGGCCGATTATGCGGAAGAAGCTTTCAGGGGAAAGCCGCCCGCCCCGCATCTGATCGAGCAGGAAGTCGCCGGGCTGTTCGGTCAGCCTGATGGAGACCGGATTGATGCGGTCGCACTGGGCTGCACGCATTACACATTCCTGCATGAAGCCCTGCGTGCTGCCTCGCCGGACCACGTTGTCTGGCTTGATCCGGCTGATGCGGTCGCCCGTCAGACTGTCACTGTTCTGGAAGCCATGGAAACGTCCCCCTCCCTGCACGATGCAGAAGAGCATCTCTGGTTCACGGCGTCTCCGGTGGATGTCATAGAATTGGAGGCGCATCTGCGCCCGTTCGGTTATGCTCACGCGGAACAGTGGACAACTGGCCAGAGTTTTTAA
- a CDS encoding ELM1/GtrOC1 family putative glycosyltransferase, translating to MTDAPSPPVPVWVIESAQPGGCGPAHALAGRLGCSFRRLRETAFVEGESPTPGLVLTAGFSAGMAGLSLHRKLKVPVVHCCGIRSVALAGSRVFDEVILSGWHVSKRKSRRVFPVLGPLSVVSPALYERAERLWRERLEHLPRPRIAVWLETGWSDSVADAMLAARQIELSMRLFGGSVMVTIGEGVLTAFANAFAEGLGSCIKLVWRHGEPDDNPGLGFTACADAVIIYGTRVSVLVEAAASVLPLFLGHVPGRFGGYNSLARVLLERGNARIFDSDFSPWPREALDETGRAAAFIRQRFGL from the coding sequence ATGACGGATGCGCCGTCGCCGCCCGTGCCTGTATGGGTGATTGAATCAGCTCAGCCGGGCGGGTGTGGACCGGCTCATGCGCTTGCTGGTCGTCTCGGATGCTCTTTCAGGCGCTTGCGGGAGACGGCCTTTGTCGAGGGGGAGTCCCCGACGCCGGGACTTGTTCTGACGGCCGGGTTTTCCGCTGGAATGGCGGGGCTTTCCCTGCACAGAAAACTGAAGGTGCCGGTTGTGCACTGTTGCGGCATTCGGTCCGTAGCTCTGGCGGGCAGCCGCGTTTTTGACGAGGTGATTCTTTCGGGCTGGCATGTGTCGAAGAGGAAGAGCCGTCGCGTCTTTCCGGTTCTGGGGCCGCTGAGCGTTGTCTCCCCGGCGCTTTATGAGCGCGCCGAACGGCTCTGGCGGGAGAGGCTGGAGCATCTGCCAAGACCGAGAATTGCGGTGTGGCTTGAAACCGGGTGGAGTGATTCGGTTGCCGACGCCATGCTGGCCGCCCGTCAGATCGAACTGAGTATGAGGCTGTTCGGAGGTTCCGTAATGGTCACGATTGGCGAAGGTGTCTTAACAGCTTTTGCCAATGCCTTTGCCGAGGGGCTTGGCTCGTGCATCAAGCTGGTCTGGCGGCATGGTGAGCCTGACGACAATCCCGGGTTGGGATTTACGGCCTGCGCGGATGCCGTGATTATCTACGGGACACGGGTGTCCGTGTTGGTGGAGGCTGCGGCGAGTGTTCTTCCGCTGTTTCTGGGGCATGTTCCCGGTCGTTTTGGCGGATATAACAGTCTGGCGCGTGTTCTGCTGGAACGGGGAAACGCCCGGATATTTGACAGTGATTTCTCTCCGTGGCCTCGGGAAGCGCTTGACGAAACCGGCCGGGCCGCTGCCTTCATCAGGCAGAGATTCGGACTGTAA
- a CDS encoding transglycosylase SLT domain-containing protein codes for MSAYALHHHTLPQKPSKHPWIEKNPNMVPVAVQSALRQAMILEGKNSSDFNDLLWIMAQESGGAVDTRNGTSTARGLFQLLKAQYYLNPNGESSFGNPIEECQGGIRYIYARYKTAEAAKEFWMKHKWY; via the coding sequence ATGTCAGCCTATGCGCTCCATCATCATACATTGCCCCAAAAACCCTCGAAGCACCCCTGGATAGAAAAAAATCCGAACATGGTGCCTGTTGCCGTTCAGTCGGCTTTACGGCAGGCCATGATACTTGAAGGAAAAAATTCATCCGACTTCAATGACCTTCTCTGGATCATGGCGCAGGAATCCGGAGGCGCAGTGGATACAAGAAACGGGACATCGACAGCGCGCGGGTTATTCCAGCTTCTGAAAGCGCAATATTACTTAAACCCGAATGGTGAAAGCTCGTTTGGAAACCCGATTGAAGAGTGTCAGGGCGGAATACGCTACATCTATGCCCGCTATAAAACGGCGGAAGCCGCCAAAGAATTCTGGATGAAACACAAATGGTATTGA
- a CDS encoding tRNA1(Val) (adenine(37)-N6)-methyltransferase: protein MQPYERRSGDGQVVRPATPSLSDLPETTKGTLLDGRIVYHQFRHGYRTGLEPVLMAALIPARPGDRVMEAGCGAGAGLLCLSARVENLALTGFEIDPATASLARINLVLNTRNDTEIITGDICHAGQISRDAPEASPFRFDHIFANPPWHREDATASPEPRRDKARRARKDTLHRWISTFAGLLREKGSLTLAIPGTRLAETLAACEKVRIGSAEIIPLWPHEGEEARIVLIRARRGGQAGSRILPGLVLHKDDGSFTPAAEAILRNGLPLYAESFRSPKRVSGPHKDL from the coding sequence GTGCAACCATATGAGCGGCGCTCCGGAGACGGTCAAGTTGTCCGCCCCGCAACACCCTCCCTTTCCGACCTGCCCGAGACCACGAAGGGCACTCTTTTGGATGGGCGTATTGTCTATCATCAGTTCCGGCATGGCTACCGGACCGGCCTTGAACCCGTCCTGATGGCAGCTCTCATTCCGGCGCGCCCGGGCGACCGCGTGATGGAGGCTGGATGCGGCGCTGGTGCTGGTCTGCTGTGCCTTTCGGCCCGCGTGGAGAATCTTGCCCTCACCGGATTTGAAATCGACCCGGCAACGGCGTCTCTGGCCCGTATCAATCTCGTCCTCAACACCCGCAACGATACTGAGATCATTACGGGAGATATTTGCCACGCGGGCCAGATCTCACGTGACGCCCCGGAAGCATCCCCTTTCCGATTCGATCATATTTTCGCCAATCCTCCATGGCACCGGGAGGACGCGACGGCCTCCCCAGAACCCCGGCGGGACAAGGCGCGACGGGCCAGAAAAGACACCCTGCACCGCTGGATTTCCACCTTTGCCGGTTTGTTGAGGGAAAAAGGTTCGCTGACGCTGGCGATTCCCGGCACCCGACTGGCTGAAACCCTCGCCGCCTGCGAAAAAGTGCGGATCGGCAGCGCCGAAATCATCCCTCTCTGGCCTCATGAGGGTGAAGAAGCCCGGATCGTGCTGATTCGCGCCCGTCGTGGCGGCCAGGCCGGCTCAAGGATTCTGCCGGGGTTAGTCCTGCACAAGGATGATGGCAGTTTCACTCCTGCCGCAGAGGCGATCCTGAGAAACGGACTTCCCCTTTACGCCGAGTCCTTCAGGAGTCCGAAACGAGTCTCAGGCCCTCACAAAGACCTGTGA
- the gspD gene encoding type II secretion system secretin GspD: protein MKHHHNLSLAAGVLGLLSLTGCQENEPVVTPLPGSVVSMNAPERTNGQISVTTGSKALASYGRHSSSGLVSAGQSDGGDITLNFAGTDVRAVVDQILGDLMGVNYTIDPGVQGTITLRVTKPIRRDQLLPVLKDILAGASATVVQDNGLYRVVPLAGGRSGGGPGGSAEQGQIAIALKYTSAENLAKVLKPFEQNGGHIAASSGSNVIIVSGDPASRQSLADLVRSFDTDILSGMSYALLPSISGNAQELSHALQTALDAGKNGALSGQLQIVPMSRIDSVLVVAHTERQIADIQRLYRLVEARRYKTARVWNVYYLQNERANDVAYVLQQAFTPSHVTARPTTQNSSVGQMGNAMSQNGMSGGSNSSSGSSLGDSSQQQGLSALSSGSSGSSSSQGDGTSGSSGGQSSQQQDDGISNNPLLGGLGNQGSGEGSHETVKIIPDLQNNSILVYGTPEETGDVIAMLHKIDIIPLQVRIDATVAEVTLNDKLQYGTQFFFKSGGVNGILSNATQSISSTLTSSQLSSSFPGFVLGGSSQGGAPFVINILQGITKVQVLSSPELMVMDNQSASLMVGDLVPYLTGSTTGVLTSNSTITNSINYQPTGVILQITPHVSNGDLVTLDVSQQVSQVSSSTTSTGSGSINSPTFSERQVKSRVEIADGQTVGLAGMITDNRQTGNQGMPWVKDIPLLGALAGSQTNTRSRTELLVLITPHVIHSQTDAAKLTQDMRELLPHAAMLQPELDKTPLSGSSNPNHRVLRAVGLND, encoded by the coding sequence ATGAAACATCACCATAATCTGTCTCTGGCGGCCGGAGTGCTGGGTCTGCTGTCCCTTACGGGATGTCAGGAAAACGAACCCGTTGTGACACCCCTGCCGGGGTCGGTCGTGTCGATGAACGCGCCGGAACGGACAAACGGCCAGATCAGCGTCACGACAGGTTCAAAAGCGCTGGCGTCGTATGGCCGTCACTCCTCAAGCGGGCTGGTGTCAGCCGGACAGAGTGACGGAGGGGATATTACCCTGAATTTCGCTGGAACAGATGTCAGGGCAGTGGTCGATCAGATTCTTGGCGACCTGATGGGCGTGAATTATACGATTGATCCCGGCGTGCAGGGCACCATCACGTTGCGGGTGACGAAACCGATCAGACGCGACCAGCTGCTTCCTGTGCTGAAAGATATTCTGGCTGGCGCCAGTGCAACTGTCGTGCAGGATAATGGCCTTTATCGTGTCGTGCCTCTCGCCGGAGGCAGGTCTGGTGGCGGGCCGGGTGGCAGCGCCGAGCAGGGGCAGATTGCGATTGCCCTGAAATACACCTCTGCGGAAAATCTGGCCAAGGTACTGAAACCATTCGAACAGAATGGCGGGCACATTGCCGCTTCCAGCGGCTCGAACGTGATCATCGTCAGCGGTGATCCGGCCAGCCGCCAGTCTCTTGCTGATCTCGTCAGAAGTTTTGATACGGATATTCTGTCCGGCATGTCCTACGCGCTTCTCCCATCCATATCGGGAAATGCACAGGAACTGTCTCATGCTTTGCAGACAGCGCTCGATGCGGGAAAGAACGGTGCGCTGTCTGGGCAGCTTCAGATCGTGCCGATGTCGCGCATCGACAGTGTTCTCGTCGTGGCGCACACCGAACGACAGATTGCCGATATACAAAGGCTCTATCGTCTGGTGGAGGCTCGCCGGTACAAAACGGCTCGCGTCTGGAATGTCTATTATCTCCAGAATGAGCGGGCCAATGATGTGGCCTACGTGCTGCAACAGGCGTTTACCCCAAGCCACGTGACGGCGCGTCCGACGACGCAGAATTCATCGGTTGGCCAGATGGGTAACGCGATGAGCCAGAACGGCATGTCCGGCGGCAGCAATTCGAGTTCCGGTTCTTCTCTGGGGGACAGCAGCCAGCAGCAGGGACTGAGCGCGCTCTCATCCGGGAGCAGCGGTTCTTCCAGCAGTCAGGGTGACGGAACGTCAGGGAGCAGCGGTGGCCAGTCCTCCCAGCAGCAGGATGACGGCATTTCCAACAATCCTCTGCTTGGTGGTCTTGGTAATCAGGGGAGCGGTGAAGGCTCTCATGAGACCGTGAAAATCATCCCTGATTTACAGAATAATTCGATACTTGTTTACGGCACGCCGGAAGAAACCGGCGACGTGATTGCCATGCTGCACAAGATAGACATTATTCCGCTTCAGGTAAGGATCGACGCCACGGTCGCGGAAGTCACGCTGAATGACAAACTTCAGTATGGAACACAGTTCTTTTTCAAATCAGGCGGTGTGAACGGCATCCTGAGCAACGCGACGCAGAGTATCTCCTCAACCCTGACCTCGTCCCAGTTGAGCAGCTCGTTTCCCGGCTTCGTGCTCGGGGGAAGCAGTCAGGGTGGCGCGCCTTTCGTCATCAATATTCTTCAGGGAATCACCAAGGTTCAGGTTCTGTCCTCGCCGGAACTGATGGTGATGGATAACCAGTCCGCCTCGCTGATGGTCGGTGATCTGGTGCCGTATCTGACCGGCTCGACCACGGGCGTTCTGACCTCCAACTCGACAATCACGAATTCCATCAACTACCAACCGACGGGCGTCATTCTTCAGATCACGCCACATGTCAGCAACGGCGATCTGGTAACGCTCGATGTATCGCAACAGGTCAGTCAGGTATCGTCGTCAACAACTTCGACGGGAAGCGGCTCCATCAATAGTCCGACCTTTTCCGAACGTCAGGTGAAATCCCGTGTGGAGATTGCTGACGGTCAAACCGTTGGTCTCGCAGGCATGATCACGGATAACCGGCAGACCGGAAATCAGGGTATGCCGTGGGTCAAGGATATCCCGCTTCTGGGGGCTCTGGCGGGCAGCCAGACCAATACGCGCTCCCGAACGGAGCTTCTGGTGCTGATCACTCCGCATGTCATTCACAGTCAGACAGACGCGGCGAAGCTCACTCAGGATATGCGCGAACTGCTGCCGCACGCGGCGATGCTGCAACCTGAACTCGACAAGACCCCGCTGTCAGGGTCTTCAAATCCCAATCACCGTGTTCTGCGGGCTGTCGGACTGAATGACTGA
- a CDS encoding orotate phosphoribosyltransferase: MKHMIGQESVLGNDASAWDRDAALTTARLLLEIKAVNFRPEEPYTLTSGWKSPVYIDCRRIIFFPRARAKIVELGVEKIGRHVGYESIDAVVGGETAGIPFAAWFADRMMTPMAYIRKKPKGFGRNAQIEGDVPEGMRTLLVEDLTTDGASKIGFAKALRNAGAIVDHTFVVFFYGVFPGAHKTLSEMGITLHSLCTWWDVLEACAERPYFSEGAAAEVRRFLEDPCAWSAKHGGVGSLEEALALKTARDS; the protein is encoded by the coding sequence ATGAAGCACATGATCGGACAGGAATCGGTTCTCGGCAATGATGCCTCTGCGTGGGACCGGGATGCAGCCCTTACAACCGCACGGCTTCTTCTGGAAATCAAGGCGGTCAATTTTCGTCCCGAAGAGCCCTACACGCTGACTTCCGGCTGGAAGTCGCCCGTTTACATCGACTGCCGCCGCATCATCTTTTTCCCTCGCGCCCGGGCAAAAATCGTGGAACTCGGTGTCGAGAAAATCGGCCGTCACGTGGGTTATGAAAGCATCGACGCCGTGGTCGGCGGGGAAACCGCAGGTATCCCTTTCGCAGCATGGTTTGCTGACCGCATGATGACGCCGATGGCCTATATCCGCAAAAAGCCGAAAGGATTTGGCCGTAACGCCCAGATCGAAGGCGATGTGCCGGAAGGCATGCGTACTCTTCTTGTTGAAGACCTGACGACCGACGGCGCATCAAAAATCGGTTTCGCCAAGGCTCTGCGCAATGCTGGCGCGATTGTCGATCATACCTTCGTGGTATTTTTCTACGGCGTGTTCCCCGGCGCTCACAAGACACTCTCGGAAATGGGCATCACCCTGCATTCCCTCTGCACCTGGTGGGATGTGCTCGAAGCCTGCGCCGAGCGTCCGTATTTCTCGGAAGGCGCCGCCGCCGAAGTGCGTCGCTTCCTAGAAGACCCATGCGCATGGTCCGCCAAGCATGGTGGCGTCGGCAGCCTTGAAGAAGCTCTGGCCCTGAAGACCGCCCGCGATTCCTGA
- a CDS encoding Dps family protein yields the protein MSKSSASSKIAQAGTAEVQHYLRTPTDLPSEGVENISAALRALLADVFALYLKTKNFHWHMSGRHFRDLHLMLDDQGAELLAMTDPLAERARRIGGLTLHSIGEIGRLQRVKDNDAVYVDAPDMIAELCEDNKKLVASMREVHGLTDEVGDCATTSLLENWIDESEKRTWFLFEVTRTTFGANS from the coding sequence ATGAGCAAATCATCTGCTTCCAGCAAGATCGCACAGGCCGGTACCGCCGAGGTCCAGCATTATCTGCGCACACCCACGGACCTGCCCAGCGAAGGCGTGGAAAACATCTCCGCCGCTCTCCGCGCACTGCTTGCCGACGTCTTCGCCCTCTATCTGAAAACGAAGAATTTCCACTGGCACATGAGCGGTCGCCACTTTCGCGATCTGCATCTGATGCTGGATGATCAGGGCGCTGAACTGCTCGCCATGACGGATCCTCTGGCGGAACGCGCCCGCCGGATCGGTGGCCTCACGCTTCATTCGATTGGCGAGATCGGTCGCCTCCAGCGCGTCAAGGACAATGATGCCGTCTATGTCGATGCGCCCGACATGATCGCCGAGCTCTGTGAGGACAACAAGAAGCTGGTTGCCTCCATGCGCGAAGTGCACGGCCTGACGGACGAGGTGGGCGACTGCGCCACGACAAGTCTGCTGGAAAACTGGATCGACGAAAGCGAAAAGCGGACGTGGTTCCTGTTTGAAGTCACACGCACCACGTTTGGCGCGAATAGCTGA
- the ykgO gene encoding type B 50S ribosomal protein L36 — translation MKIRNSLKSAKVRDKDCRVVRRRGRVYVINKKNPRMKARQG, via the coding sequence ATGAAGATCAGAAACAGCCTCAAGTCGGCAAAAGTCCGCGACAAGGACTGCCGCGTTGTGCGTCGTCGCGGTCGCGTCTACGTCATCAACAAGAAGAACCCGCGCATGAAGGCACGTCAGGGCTGA
- a CDS encoding acyl carrier protein, producing MSMTPERIRKRLVRVFNTILPGKSAEEIPEATMDNTEAWDSLATLSLFTLAEEEFGIKLGLDLIGQTKSFAALETLVTEKVG from the coding sequence ATGAGCATGACCCCTGAGCGTATTCGCAAGCGTCTTGTTCGTGTCTTCAATACCATTCTGCCGGGAAAGAGTGCTGAGGAAATCCCTGAGGCAACAATGGACAACACTGAAGCGTGGGACTCTCTGGCGACACTGTCACTCTTTACGCTTGCTGAAGAAGAGTTCGGGATCAAGCTTGGACTGGACCTGATCGGTCAGACGAAAAGCTTTGCAGCGCTTGAGACGCTGGTTACCGAAAAAGTCGGCTGA